Proteins encoded by one window of Campylobacter sp. CNRCH_2014_0184h:
- the topA gene encoding type I DNA topoisomerase — MKNLIIVESPAKAKTIGNFLGKDYEVIASKGHIRDLPKTSFGIKIEDENFKPEYRISNDHSSLVKELKEKAKKAKTIYLATDEDREGEAIAYHIAKAINKDENSLPRIVFHEITKSAIENALKNPRSLNINSVNAQQTRRLLDRIVGYKLSPLLNQKIQKGLSAGRVQSAALKIIVDREREIKAFVPLKYFSIDMIFEKDLQAELVEFQNQKIEKLSLTNEDRAKLIFEACKNANFKIKDIESKDRKIAPQAPFMTSTLQQSASNRLGFNPKKTMMIAQKLYEGVKTHQGIMGVITYMRTDSLNIAKEALEEVRKLIKNDFGKEYLPSKANIYTTKSKGAQEAHEAIRPTNLSFTPKLASEFLEKDEARLYTLIYNRFLASQMNPAISQTQNVYVKSNEASFKISGRKILFDGHYKVYGDMDKDKILPNLKLEDTLNIQNIELNSHFTEPPSRYSEAGLVKKLENLGIGRPSTYAPTISLLSAREYVHIDKKQIIPNEIAFVVTEVLEQNFSDIVDSDFTSKMEDKLDIIAEGKMDWQEVLREFYFPFMRKIDEGKKNIKSQKTFTKLDETCPDCGGELAIRKGRYGEFIACLNFPKCKYSRNLKQETQNEEKSEKKLNTIGVKCPSCQEGEIVERFSKRGKFYGCSAYPKCNYISKYKPSEEKCSECGETLIIKELKKGTFLECLKCKIKKEI; from the coding sequence ATGAAAAATTTAATCATAGTAGAATCACCTGCTAAAGCTAAAACCATAGGTAATTTTTTGGGTAAAGACTATGAAGTAATAGCCTCTAAAGGACATATTAGAGATCTACCTAAAACTAGCTTTGGTATAAAAATAGAAGATGAAAATTTTAAACCTGAATATAGAATTTCAAATGATCATTCAAGCTTAGTAAAAGAACTCAAAGAAAAGGCTAAAAAAGCAAAAACCATCTACCTTGCAACCGATGAGGATCGCGAGGGTGAAGCCATAGCTTATCATATAGCCAAGGCTATTAATAAAGATGAAAATTCCCTGCCACGCATAGTTTTCCATGAGATCACTAAAAGTGCTATAGAAAATGCTTTAAAAAACCCAAGATCTTTAAATATAAATAGCGTCAACGCTCAACAAACTAGACGCTTGCTTGATCGCATAGTAGGTTATAAACTAAGCCCTTTACTCAATCAAAAAATTCAAAAAGGTCTAAGTGCAGGACGTGTTCAAAGTGCGGCTTTAAAAATCATCGTCGATAGAGAAAGAGAAATCAAAGCTTTTGTTCCTTTGAAATACTTTAGTATAGATATGATTTTTGAAAAAGACTTACAAGCTGAACTAGTTGAGTTTCAAAATCAAAAGATAGAAAAACTAAGTCTAACTAATGAAGATAGAGCTAAGCTTATCTTTGAAGCTTGTAAAAATGCTAACTTTAAAATAAAAGATATAGAAAGTAAAGATAGAAAAATAGCCCCACAAGCACCTTTTATGACCTCAACTTTGCAACAAAGCGCAAGCAATCGCCTAGGTTTTAACCCTAAAAAAACCATGATGATAGCTCAAAAACTTTATGAGGGCGTAAAAACTCATCAAGGTATTATGGGCGTGATCACTTATATGAGAACTGATAGCCTAAATATCGCAAAAGAAGCTTTAGAAGAAGTAAGAAAACTCATCAAAAATGATTTTGGTAAAGAGTACTTACCAAGCAAAGCAAATATTTACACCACTAAAAGCAAAGGCGCCCAAGAAGCACATGAGGCTATAAGACCGACTAATCTTAGTTTTACTCCAAAACTTGCAAGTGAGTTTTTAGAAAAAGATGAAGCAAGATTATATACTTTAATATACAATCGTTTCCTAGCTTCACAAATGAATCCTGCTATATCTCAAACTCAAAATGTCTATGTAAAATCAAATGAAGCAAGTTTTAAAATAAGTGGTAGAAAAATTTTATTTGATGGGCACTATAAAGTATATGGAGATATGGACAAAGATAAAATTTTACCTAATTTAAAACTAGAAGATACATTAAATATCCAAAATATAGAATTAAACTCACATTTTACTGAGCCACCTTCAAGATACTCTGAAGCTGGGCTTGTTAAAAAGCTAGAAAATCTTGGTATAGGACGCCCTTCTACTTATGCTCCAACTATTTCTTTACTTAGTGCAAGAGAATATGTGCATATAGATAAAAAACAAATCATACCTAATGAAATAGCCTTTGTTGTAACAGAAGTTTTAGAGCAAAACTTTAGCGATATAGTAGATAGTGATTTTACTTCTAAAATGGAAGATAAACTTGACATCATAGCAGAGGGCAAAATGGACTGGCAAGAAGTTTTAAGAGAGTTTTATTTTCCTTTTATGAGAAAAATCGATGAGGGTAAAAAAAATATAAAAAGTCAAAAAACTTTTACAAAATTAGATGAAACCTGCCCTGATTGTGGTGGAGAGCTTGCTATAAGAAAAGGAAGATATGGAGAATTTATAGCTTGTTTAAATTTTCCAAAATGTAAATACTCAAGAAATTTAAAACAAGAAACACAAAATGAAGAAAAAAGCGAGAAAAAACTCAATACCATAGGCGTAAAATGCCCAAGTTGCCAAGAAGGTGAGATCGTAGAGCGTTTTTCTAAGCGTGGCAAATTTTATGGTTGTAGTGCTTATCCAAAATGCAACTATATAAGCAAATACAAACCAAGTGAAGAAAAATGTAGCGAGTGTGGTGAAACTTTGATCATCAAAGAGCTTAAAAAAGGCACATTTTTAGAGTGCTTAAAATGCAAAATCAAAAAGGAAATTTAA
- a CDS encoding papain-like cysteine peptidase encodes MQEQTTKIKDFNFPKVKADLILSLGSQCRPAHHMRKNFLRAWASPLDWMVNENLDVIIHLFKTNFEDFFLSYERLHSDNQNTISVKDNINNILSVHHFFHNEDLKIQAKRVNSQAIDRWKIIKEKIIHSQNIVFIRSGNFNKTKTTEFLKKISELFNNNKNYYFINVNSSNKLAIDELNFEKTTINTSLTIINYNINENACGAIGNKYFWTKMMRSIKVPLRFKTKNAIGDLKTRFIRSCKKRLRFFTKKYKNNIDESH; translated from the coding sequence ATGCAAGAACAAACCACAAAAATTAAAGATTTTAATTTTCCAAAAGTTAAAGCAGATTTAATATTAAGCTTAGGCTCTCAATGTAGACCAGCACATCATATGAGAAAAAATTTTTTACGTGCATGGGCATCTCCATTGGATTGGATGGTTAATGAAAATCTTGATGTTATAATCCATCTTTTTAAAACGAATTTTGAGGATTTTTTTTTATCTTACGAAAGATTACACAGTGACAACCAAAACACTATAAGTGTAAAAGATAATATCAACAATATACTTTCTGTACACCATTTTTTTCATAATGAAGATCTAAAAATTCAAGCAAAAAGAGTTAACTCACAAGCTATTGATAGATGGAAAATCATAAAAGAAAAAATTATACACTCCCAAAATATAGTTTTTATACGTAGTGGCAATTTCAACAAAACAAAAACTACAGAATTTTTAAAAAAGATTTCAGAATTATTCAATAATAATAAAAATTACTACTTTATAAATGTTAATTCTAGCAATAAACTAGCTATTGATGAATTAAATTTTGAAAAAACAACAATAAACACATCCTTGACTATTATAAATTATAATATAAATGAAAATGCTTGTGGAGCAATAGGAAATAAATATTTTTGGACTAAAATGATGAGAAGTATCAAGGTACCTTTGAGATTTAAAACAAAAAATGCCATAGGAGATTTAAAAACACGCTTTATTAGAAGCTGTAAAAAACGTCTCAGATTTTTTACAAAAAAATATAAAAACAACATAGATGAAAGTCACTAA
- a CDS encoding biotin synthase, translated as MQIMLCAISNIASGGCGEDCKYCTQSAHVKTNINKYKRKDIDQIVLEAKMAKKNEALGFCLVTAGAGLDDEKLEYVCKVAHAVQKEVEGLLLIACNGIANLEQLKELKKAGIFSYNHNLETSKEFFPNICSTHTWEQRFQTNLYAKEAGLMLCCGGIYGLGENEADRKSFRASLKELDPFSSPINFFIPNENLKLKQALLDPDEALNIIKDTKKDLPNAHIMVAGGREVVLKERQYEIFDAGASAIVVGDYLTTKGEEPSKDIQKLKQMGFSFASSCH; from the coding sequence ATGCAAATCATGCTTTGTGCTATATCTAATATAGCAAGTGGAGGGTGCGGGGAGGACTGCAAATACTGCACACAAAGTGCTCATGTGAAAACTAATATCAACAAATACAAAAGAAAAGATATAGATCAAATTGTTTTAGAAGCTAAAATGGCTAAGAAAAATGAGGCTTTGGGGTTTTGTTTGGTCACAGCAGGAGCTGGGCTTGATGATGAAAAACTTGAGTATGTATGCAAGGTAGCTCATGCGGTGCAAAAAGAAGTAGAAGGACTTTTACTCATAGCTTGCAATGGCATAGCAAATTTAGAACAACTCAAAGAATTAAAAAAAGCAGGAATTTTTTCTTATAATCATAATCTAGAAACATCTAAAGAATTTTTCCCAAACATTTGCTCTACGCATACTTGGGAGCAAAGATTTCAAACTAATCTTTATGCTAAAGAAGCAGGTTTAATGCTTTGTTGTGGTGGAATTTATGGTCTTGGAGAAAACGAAGCTGATAGAAAAAGTTTTAGAGCAAGTTTAAAAGAGCTTGATCCTTTTTCTTCGCCTATTAATTTTTTCATACCAAATGAAAACTTAAAACTTAAACAAGCTTTGCTTGATCCTGATGAGGCATTAAATATCATCAAAGATACTAAAAAAGACTTACCAAATGCACATATCATGGTAGCAGGTGGTAGAGAAGTAGTGCTAAAAGAAAGGCAATATGAAATTTTTGACGCAGGAGCTAGTGCTATAGTAGTGGGCGATTATCTTACAACTAAAGGCGAAGAACCTAGCAAAGACATACAAAAACTAAAACAAATGGGATTTAGCTTTGCTAGCTCATGCCATTGA
- a CDS encoding cation:proton antiporter, with protein MLAHAIDAQAATDLKILLVVAGCLLTSPYIAKFLKLPLSATEIMLGSFIGFLGFIGESENFKLLANAGFYYLMFIAGMEINLKTFLNTERSLLNKAFIYIILLYAFSVLAVESIDISYIFVIIIPVMSVGLLSTLYRDFGKNCEWLNVSMVVATLAEVVSIVLLTIAAAFLGKGADLFSLTQNLLYLVGFLALCIFGFKFLEVLFWWYPQLKTILMPWQDQNEKDIRFCMAIFIAIVAIMIYFKLEVALGAFIAGSFIATFFDHKKDLEHKLSSFGYGFLIPIFFIYIGSSFKLQMLLNPQVLLIAFSLTAFMIGLRILCAMTFVKILGLKNTFLFGLSHSMPLTLLIAVATLSYQTNIITQDIYSGLVLTALLEAILAISLIKFINNLSRK; from the coding sequence TTGCTAGCTCATGCCATTGATGCTCAAGCTGCTACGGATTTAAAAATTTTATTAGTCGTAGCAGGATGTTTGCTAACTTCACCTTATATTGCTAAATTTTTAAAACTCCCACTTTCAGCCACTGAAATCATGCTTGGTTCTTTTATAGGATTTTTGGGTTTCATAGGAGAAAGTGAGAATTTTAAACTTTTAGCTAATGCGGGATTTTATTATCTTATGTTTATTGCGGGTATGGAGATTAACCTTAAAACCTTTTTAAACACTGAAAGAAGCTTACTTAATAAAGCTTTTATTTACATTATACTTTTATATGCTTTTAGTGTTTTAGCGGTTGAAAGTATAGATATTTCTTATATTTTTGTCATTATTATACCTGTTATGAGTGTGGGTTTGCTCTCAACGCTTTATAGAGACTTTGGCAAAAACTGTGAGTGGCTTAATGTATCTATGGTAGTAGCCACTTTAGCTGAAGTTGTAAGCATAGTTTTGCTTACCATAGCTGCAGCATTTTTGGGCAAAGGAGCTGATCTTTTCTCACTCACTCAAAATTTATTATACTTAGTAGGATTTTTAGCACTTTGTATTTTTGGATTTAAATTTTTAGAAGTGCTTTTTTGGTGGTATCCACAGCTTAAAACCATACTCATGCCTTGGCAAGATCAAAACGAAAAAGATATAAGATTTTGCATGGCAATTTTCATAGCCATAGTTGCGATTATGATTTATTTTAAACTTGAAGTTGCACTTGGAGCTTTTATAGCAGGTTCATTTATAGCTACTTTTTTTGATCATAAAAAAGACTTAGAGCATAAACTTTCTAGTTTTGGTTATGGCTTTTTAATCCCTATATTTTTCATCTATATAGGCTCAAGTTTTAAACTCCAAATGCTTTTAAACCCTCAAGTTTTGCTCATAGCTTTTTCGCTAACTGCCTTTATGATAGGACTAAGAATACTTTGTGCTATGACTTTTGTAAAAATACTTGGTTTAAAAAACACCTTTTTATTTGGCCTAAGCCATTCTATGCCACTAACCTTACTCATCGCAGTAGCTACGCTTTCTTATCAAACCAATATCATCACTCAAGATATATACTCGGGGCTAGTGCTTACTGCTTTACTTGAAGCAATTTTAGCCATTAGCTTAATTAAATTTATTAATAATCTTAGTAGAAAATAA
- a CDS encoding 3'(2'),5'-bisphosphate nucleotidase CysQ, with protein sequence MKNLDTLLELALKASKEASKVLLEYKDKNTLWLKDDDSPVGLADIKSNEAISEILASSDIAICSEENILSYEERKNLEYFWLIDPLDGTKSYAKKDKEYCVLIALIHKNTPTLSLIGDVENNAFYYAHAHTKVYKNNEILNLSLEQYEKVKNIALYSKNHDNNEDFFIQNHLEGIKVSSALKFVYLLEAKAGIYPRFGGPKAWDIAAGDFLVKQNGGILYDFDKKALNYNSPDFKLPSFIAFAKNEFKLKGF encoded by the coding sequence ATGAAAAATTTAGACACACTTTTAGAATTAGCCTTAAAAGCAAGCAAGGAAGCCTCAAAAGTATTACTTGAATATAAAGACAAAAATACTTTGTGGCTTAAAGATGATGATTCTCCGGTAGGTTTAGCTGATATAAAGTCTAATGAAGCTATTAGTGAGATTTTGGCTTCAAGCGATATAGCTATATGCTCTGAAGAAAATATACTCTCTTATGAAGAAAGAAAAAATTTAGAGTATTTTTGGCTAATAGATCCTCTTGATGGCACTAAATCTTATGCTAAAAAAGACAAAGAATATTGTGTTTTAATCGCATTAATCCACAAAAACACCCCTACACTTTCACTCATAGGTGATGTGGAAAATAATGCATTTTATTATGCACACGCTCATACTAAAGTTTATAAAAATAATGAAATTTTAAATCTTAGCTTAGAGCAATACGAAAAGGTTAAAAATATAGCCCTTTACTCTAAAAACCATGATAACAATGAAGATTTTTTCATTCAAAATCATCTTGAAGGCATTAAGGTTTCATCTGCTTTGAAATTTGTATATTTACTTGAAGCAAAAGCTGGAATTTACCCACGTTTTGGTGGTCCAAAAGCTTGGGATATAGCTGCGGGAGATTTTTTAGTCAAACAAAATGGTGGAATTTTATATGATTTTGATAAAAAAGCTCTAAATTATAATAGTCCTGATTTTAAACTTCCAAGTTTTATAGCTTTTGCTAAAAATGAATTTAAATTAAAAGGTTTTTAG
- a CDS encoding UDP-N-acetylmuramate dehydrogenase encodes MIIDFSKYSSVRIGESFEVQILEEPCEFDGFLIGGANNLLISPKPKKLGILGKSFDYIKILEQNEKGMFLEIGSSVKSFKMYHFAKENNLKGFEFLRNIPGTLGGILKMNAGLKDEDISKNLISICTFNQEILKQNIAFAYRFNPIKEVMFSAKFFLEYGFDPVKDELLKNARKNQPKGASFGSIFKNPKNDHAGRLIEAVNLKGFSKNDAMFSNEHANFLINKKHASFDDAMFLIELAKKRVFEEFGIVLEEEVVII; translated from the coding sequence ATGATTATTGATTTTTCTAAGTATTCTTCTGTGCGTATAGGTGAGAGCTTTGAAGTGCAAATACTTGAAGAGCCTTGCGAATTTGATGGTTTTTTAATAGGTGGGGCAAATAATCTTTTAATCTCTCCAAAACCCAAAAAACTTGGAATTTTAGGGAAAAGTTTTGATTATATTAAAATTTTAGAGCAAAATGAAAAAGGTATGTTTTTAGAGATAGGTTCTAGTGTGAAATCTTTTAAAATGTATCACTTTGCTAAAGAAAACAACTTAAAAGGCTTTGAGTTTTTAAGAAATATCCCAGGGACTTTGGGTGGTATTTTGAAAATGAATGCAGGGTTAAAAGATGAGGATATTAGCAAAAACTTAATTAGTATTTGCACTTTTAATCAAGAAATTTTAAAACAAAATATAGCTTTTGCTTATAGGTTTAACCCTATTAAAGAAGTAATGTTTAGCGCGAAGTTTTTTTTAGAATATGGATTTGACCCAGTTAAAGATGAACTTTTAAAAAATGCAAGAAAAAATCAACCCAAAGGTGCTAGCTTTGGCTCTATTTTTAAAAATCCCAAAAACGATCATGCAGGAAGGTTGATAGAAGCAGTTAATCTTAAAGGTTTTAGTAAAAACGATGCGATGTTTAGTAATGAACATGCAAATTTTTTAATCAATAAAAAACATGCTAGTTTTGATGATGCTATGTTTTTGATAGAGCTTGCTAAAAAAAGAGTTTTTGAAGAATTTGGGATTGTTTTAGAAGAAGAAGTAGTGATTATATAG
- the fliQ gene encoding flagellar biosynthesis protein FliQ, with protein sequence MESTLVALGVQTFKITLMLSLPMLLAGLIAGLIISIFQAVTQINEATLSFVPKILLVVVVIVFLMPWMISSMIDFTTNILNQIPSFIR encoded by the coding sequence ATGGAAAGTACTTTAGTAGCCTTGGGTGTACAAACTTTTAAAATCACACTTATGCTTTCTTTACCTATGCTTTTAGCAGGGCTTATTGCAGGGCTTATTATAAGTATTTTCCAAGCTGTAACGCAAATTAATGAAGCTACGCTTTCTTTTGTGCCAAAAATTTTACTTGTTGTTGTGGTAATAGTATTTTTAATGCCTTGGATGATAAGTTCTATGATTGATTTTACAACTAATATTTTAAATCAAATTCCAAGCTTTATTAGATGA
- a CDS encoding menaquinone biosynthesis family protein yields the protein MNKKISVAHSPDADDIFMYMAIKFGWVGNAYEYENTALDIQTLNELALENIYDVSAISFALYPLIASEYALLKTAVSFGEGYGPKLIKKKDKKLKPNFKVALSGAHTTNALIFRIKYPQARIVYKNFLEIEKAVLEDEVDAGVLIHESILEFDSSLCVEAELWDIWQELAKDDLPLPLGGMALRRSLPLNDAIAVEKDLIKAVEVADHNRKILASMLLERNLIRVDAQKLDVYLNLYANKNSINMNDKQYNAIDKLFELGFNHGFYEKLIKSKDYLIPSEYEEFRNS from the coding sequence ATGAATAAAAAAATTAGCGTAGCACACTCTCCTGATGCTGATGATATTTTTATGTATATGGCGATTAAATTTGGTTGGGTTGGAAATGCTTATGAGTATGAAAATACAGCTTTAGATATACAAACTTTAAATGAACTTGCATTAGAAAATATATACGATGTTAGTGCGATATCTTTTGCGCTTTATCCTTTAATAGCTAGTGAATATGCTTTATTAAAAACTGCTGTGAGTTTTGGTGAGGGTTATGGGCCAAAGCTTATTAAGAAAAAAGATAAAAAATTAAAGCCAAATTTTAAAGTTGCTTTAAGTGGAGCACACACTACTAATGCTTTAATCTTTCGCATAAAATACCCACAAGCTAGAATAGTTTATAAGAATTTTTTAGAGATTGAAAAGGCTGTTTTAGAAGATGAGGTTGATGCGGGAGTGCTTATACATGAGAGTATTTTAGAATTTGATTCTAGTTTGTGTGTTGAGGCTGAACTTTGGGATATTTGGCAAGAATTGGCTAAAGATGATTTACCTTTACCTTTGGGTGGTATGGCTCTTAGAAGATCTTTACCACTTAATGATGCAATAGCGGTTGAAAAAGATTTGATTAAAGCAGTAGAAGTAGCTGATCATAATAGAAAAATCTTAGCTTCTATGCTTTTAGAGCGTAATTTAATACGCGTAGATGCCCAAAAACTTGATGTGTATTTAAATTTATATGCAAATAAAAACTCTATAAATATGAATGATAAACAATACAATGCCATAGATAAGCTTTTTGAGCTTGGGTTTAATCATGGATTTTATGAGAAGTTAATAAAAAGCAAAGACTATCTTATCCCTAGTGAGTATGAAGAATTTAGAAATTCTTGA